A segment of the Streptomyces sp. L2 genome:
CCTGGGGCACGGCTTCCCCGCCGCGGTCTACCGCGCGCGCCACTGGTGGGTGCCGACGGCGCTGATATCCACGGCCCTCGCGATCCTCCTGGGCTGGTGGATCGGTGCCCACCCCGAAGTGCAGTCGTCGATCGCCGCGCCCAGCCAGCTGCGCGACCTGACCCGTCCCGGTGGCGAGTACGAGACGTACTACTCCAGCCACCCCGCGGCCTCGTTCGCCGCACAGGTGTGGACGAACAACGCGCGCGCGGCCGCGATGTGCCTCGTCCTCGGCGTCTTCCTGGGGCTGCCCGTCCTCTGGATCCTCTTCGAGAACATCCTCAACCTGGGGGTCGGCTTCGGCCTGATGTCGTCCGCGGGCCGGCTCGACACCTTCCTGGGACTGGTAGTGCCGCACGGCCTGCTCGAACTGACCGCCGTCTTCGTGGCCGCCGGCACGGGCCTGCGACTCGGCTGGACCCTCGTCGATCCCGGTCCGCGCACCCGCCGAACCGCCCTCGCCGAAGAGGGCAGGGCAGCCGTCGGCATGGCCATCGGACTCGCC
Coding sequences within it:
- a CDS encoding stage II sporulation protein M, translating into MDLDVFVSAHRAEWDRLDALLQRQRRLNGAEADELVTLYQRTATHLSLVQSSAPDPQLTGRLSQLVARARSAVTGTRRASWRDVTRFLGHGFPAAVYRARHWWVPTALISTALAILLGWWIGAHPEVQSSIAAPSQLRDLTRPGGEYETYYSSHPAASFAAQVWTNNARAAAMCLVLGVFLGLPVLWILFENILNLGVGFGLMSSAGRLDTFLGLVVPHGLLELTAVFVAAGTGLRLGWTLVDPGPRTRRTALAEEGRAAVGMAIGLALVLFVSGAIEGFVTPSGLPTWARISIGIAAELAFLAYVFVLGGRATRAGETGDLASAERSSTVPSAA